In Marinobacter salinisoli, the DNA window CACCATGCCCACGTATTCCAGCGCCACATCAAGGAAGCGCTCGGTCACACGGCTGAGTTTCTCGTACAGGTGGCGGCCTTCTTCTTCATTCCGGACCTGATTGGCAAGAATACGGAACCGGTTGGTACCGTAATCACGGTTCATCAGTTTGATCAGCGCGTAGGCATCGGTAATGGAGGTGGGCTCGTCGCAAACCACGAAGAGCAATTCCTGCGAGGCGCGCAGGAAGCTGACAACCGATTCGGATATACCGGCGGCGGTATCCACAATCAGCACATCAATTTCGTCGCCCAGTTCACTGAAGGCATTGATCAGACCGGCATGTTCCATGGCGCTGAGCTGTGTCATGCGCTGGGTTCCGGACGAGGCCGGCACCACCTTGATACCGCCCGGACCTTCGACCAGCACGTCTCTGAGGTCACACTCACCCGAGAGCACATCGGCGAGGTTCCGGTTGGCGGTGATGCCCAACAGAACGTCAATATTGGCCAGCCCCAGATCGGCATCGAGGATGACTACCCGGCGCCCTTTCTGCGCGAGAGCAATACCCAGGTTGACGGACACATTGCTCTTGCCAACCCCGCCTTTTCCGCCGGACACTGCAATTACCTGAACCGGTTTCGCTCTGCTCATGCTCGTTATATTCTCTCGCCAGTTAATCCAAGGCTGTTCTTATCGTTCAGACGACTGCCCGCCAGTGTCGGCCACGTCAGCGGGTCCCTGTTCTTCAGGCACCCTCAGCAACGGCCTGTTGTTGCTGCATATTTTTCAAACGCTCCACGGCCAGGCGAACCAGTGGAATCGCCTCGGCGTGATGCAAGTGCTCGGGTATCTTCTGGCCGTCGGTGTAATAGGCCACCGGAAGACTGGTTTCCATGGCAAAACCGAGAGACTCACCGAGCGTCAGGGCTTCATCGATCTTGGTCATCACGCAGCCCGCCAGAT includes these proteins:
- a CDS encoding MinD/ParA family protein yields the protein MSRAKPVQVIAVSGGKGGVGKSNVSVNLGIALAQKGRRVVILDADLGLANIDVLLGITANRNLADVLSGECDLRDVLVEGPGGIKVVPASSGTQRMTQLSAMEHAGLINAFSELGDEIDVLIVDTAAGISESVVSFLRASQELLFVVCDEPTSITDAYALIKLMNRDYGTNRFRILANQVRNEEEGRHLYEKLSRVTERFLDVALEYVGMVPFDEAVKKAVQRQRAVLDAYPKSKAALAIKALADKVDNWPLPSSPRGHLEFFVERLVQV